The Aquila chrysaetos chrysaetos chromosome 25, bAquChr1.4, whole genome shotgun sequence genome includes the window AAACTACGtctgaaattatatatataaacacaataACCACAGTTAATCCTTTATTCCTTTCCCACGTTGGTACAGCACACTGAAAACACTGAGACAAATGTGCTTTCCCAGTGCTGATCTCCACTTTATCGAAGTCCCTCAAGAAAATCCCTCAGCATTTTAACAAAGCCAGGTGGATGCTACACCAAATAAGTGTTATGAAGACTTTGCTTCCACAATTGCCACAGAAAACTGCCTGGAGTTCCTTCCATTTAAATGCCATTGACATGAAGACTGTGTGCTCCATTTTAATAAAGAGTGACCAGATAATCCAAGCAGTAACTAACTTGCTGcctctatttattttttccctccttttcagAGCAGCTAAACAGCTACCATACTAAGTGCAATAAAAAGACAGAACTTCATCAGCTTAGCCGCATAATATTTCTTATGAAGAAACTAGTATGGGTTGCTTTTAACTACAGAACTACTGGTAATTTGCAAGTTCCACTGATGTACTGCattcttttggggggggggggggggggggggaggagagagagaccCTGAGCCCTCACAATTCATTGATTTGCTAAACCTGCCAGGGCACTTAACACTTCATTCCCGCAGTCCAGTATTTTCTAATAATCAGGACTTCCAGCATAAGATTCCTTTAAAATGTTACCCTACGTCAGACAACAACATTTAGAGACTTCTTCACGGATAGAATTAGATCTTGTCAATGGGAGAAACTTTCTGACGTGGAACTTGTTGAATAAAGAGTAAATCTTATTTGTGAAGTGAACCCTGCAGCTTGTATGAAAGCAGGCATCCTTCTTCACTTCAAAGCCCCTACCACCACCTGGAACAACTTACAATCTTGTTTATTTCAGTAGTTACTGACCTATTTAGACGTGTTTTACGCCAAGCGCAGCTGAACTGCTGCGGTCTGCTCAGGCGCTCTCTGCACGGGGGTGACAGAACGGGGATGTTTTTTACGCGttttctgcccccccccgccccccgaaCGCCGCGTTTTGAATCACCGCAGCTCTCAGGCGAGGCACCCACGCGATCGCCCGGCCTGCCCTGACAGCGCGGCTCGGCTGTCGCGCTCCGCACCTGCCGCGGCCCCACGCCGCGGTCCCGGGacccgccgcggcccccgccaCCGTCCGGGGCCCCGGCACCCGCCGCCCAGCCACCTACCGGGGCCActgcgggggggtggggggcaccggGGACCCGCGCCCCGGCGCGCACGGACACGCATCCTCCCGCCGCGGTCCGCGCCCGCGGGCCCGCACCCTCACCTGTACCACTCCAGCCCCTTCTCGTAGTTCCTGTCGAAGAAGTGGGGCTCGGTGCCCACGGCGCGCACGTCGGGGTGCGCCCGGATGGCCTCCAGCAGCGCCCGCGTCCCCCCCTTCTTCACCCCGATGATGAGGGCTTGCGGCAGCCGCTTCTCCCCGTAGTCCGGCGTggtgctgccgccgccgccgccgcggctccCCGGGCTGCCGGCCCGGCTCAGCTCCTCGTCCGTGGTGCTCGACTCCTGCGGGTCCCTCTCGAAGGCTCCGCTCTGCGCCGTGATCACCTCCCCGGGGGCCAGCGGCGTCCGCGGCCAGGCGCCCGCCGCGCCTTCCCGGCTGCCGTTGGAGGCCCGCGTCGGAGCCGCGGAGGGGGCCGGGGCGCCGGAGCCGCTGCCCGGCGGGCTGGCGGGGGAGCGCGGGGCCGCCGGCGCCGCCGTGCCGGGAAGCGCGGCGGGGGAGCGCGGGGCCCCGGGGGCCGCGGTgccggggagggcggcgggggagcgCAGGGCGCCCGggccggtgccccccccccatgagGCTGTAGCACAGGTAGgtgaggcagagggagaggctGCACATGCAGAGGAGCTTCCGCGCCGGGGGCACCTTAGAGCCGCGCCCGCCCGGCACCCCcggctgggcggggggggacatGGCTGCTCCCCGCTCCTCGCCCCGGGCACCGGGCGCACATGGTGTCagccgccgcccggccgccccAGCCGCATGGGGCGCCGctgccctcccgccccgccgccgccggtggGGGGGAGCCCCGCATGGCACGGtcgccgccggcccccgccgggCACCGGGGCGCCTGGGCTCAGCGCGGCTGCGCTCCGGTGCCGCCCCGGCGCCGCCGGCTCCGCACTGTTGCCGCCCGAGTTCCTGCCGCTAAACTTTGTGCCGGGTGGGAGGCGGGAGCGCGCTCCCGGCGCGGGGAgggcccgcccccgccgccgccgccgccgagaGCGCAGGGAGCGCGCCGGGCCCCGCCGAGCGCCGCGCCGGGCGGAGCGGGGCAGCGGCCGGGCGGCCCCGCGGGAGGCGCCGGGGAGAGCTCGGAGCCCCGGCGGGGGCAGCAGCCCCGCTGGCCCCCGGTGGGCTGGGGCCGGCCCCCAGCAGCCCCGCACCCCGCCCgcccagctgctccccagatCCACCCGCTGGGCCGCAGCCAGCTCCCGGCAGCGCCCACGGCCGCCGGGAGGGCACGGGCCCCCAAGGGCGGGAGGCAGCGCCGGCTATCCTGTACGAATCCTCCTTTCCCTCAGCAGGAAGCACCGTGCCGCAGCTCCTTGACCCCTTGTCCCGACCTGCTCCCCTCCGCCTACCCCAAAGGTCTGTGTTGTCACCCTCTcgccccgctgcccccggccCACAGCTCCTGCCCAAATCCTCCGGCTCCCCAGGGAGGAACATCCAGAGGGGTCCTCTGGGATGGCCCCATGCAGCAGGGCCGAGGTCCCCTGGCTCTGGCCCTCTGAGGATCTGGAGCAGAGTGGATAGGTTTCACAGGAGAGGTGGCAGACCGTGGGCAGGGGCCGGCAGTAGCTTCTTTGCCGGTACAGTGGAGCTAAGGGCCATTTGGAGCGTGGAGGGTTCATAGTTTAGGTGCCAGGAGCTGCACTAGTAGGTGAGGCCAATTGCACCCTCGCATGCTGCTCTTCCAGGAACTCTGTCCCCAGCCTTGgtggagcaggctggggctgagaGCCTCCCTCCTAACAGTTTTTCTGGAGCAGCCAccacctctccccagctccACATTTTGGCACTTCCCACCTCCAGTTCTCAGCTTTGGCTTTAGCAAGGATTTTGTgagggaaagaaatgctttagtatctctcagcttcctcctctccctcattCTGGGGTCTGCCAGGAGTGTCTCCCTCGTAAGTGTTGTCCTGTGGCATTGGGGCACATCACACAGCTCTTGGCATCCTGGCCACCATGGTCCCCCTCAGCAGAACAGTGCTGGCATTGCCATGATACAGAGATGAATTGAGGAACACAGTCATTTCCTAAAGCCCTCACAAGTGAAGGAGCAGCAACCTAACCTTTTGCACCTGAACTGCTACCCCCAAACCACCAGCGCTATCTGAATGCTGCACATCACCCAAACACCCAGCACCAGATCCAGGTGGcaaaagctgcagagcagctgcacgTTAACACGTACAAGGGCCACAGCTGGGCTTCTGAGCAAGCACTGGAAAAATTCAGAGTACATTTACAGCCCTGTGTGGCTGTGAGTGCTGGGTACCTCATCCTGCCCGCAAGCAGGAGCAGTGTTTGGAGGCAGTGAACCTTCTCCACTAGTCTCTGCTTTGGgaaactgcagagctgtgcatcCCATCAAGCAGAGGTGCTCTGGGAAAGGGCTGGATGGGAGAGAGCTGGCGGAGCTCCCTCATGCTCCTTCAGCTGACGAGCCATGGCCTAGATTTTACAGGGGAAGTCCAGGGATTGCTTCAAATCTTGCTG containing:
- the HS3ST4 gene encoding LOW QUALITY PROTEIN: heparan sulfate glucosamine 3-O-sulfotransferase 4 (The sequence of the model RefSeq protein was modified relative to this genomic sequence to represent the inferred CDS: inserted 2 bases in 1 codon); protein product: MSPPAQPGVPGGRGSKVPPARKLLCMCSLSLCLTYLCYSLMXGGGTGPGALRSPAALPGTAAPGAPRSPAALPGTAAPAAPRSPASPPGSGSGAPAPSAAPTRASNGSREGAAGAWPRTPLAPGEVITAQSGAFERDPQESSTTDEELSRAGSPGSRGGGGGSTTPDYGEKRLPQALIIGVKKGGTRALLEAIRAHPDVRAVGTEPHFFDRNYEKGLEWYRNVMPKTLDGQITMEKTPSYFVTNEAPRRIHSMAKDTKLIVVVRNPVTRAISDYTQTLSKKPEIPTFEVLAFKNRTLGLIDASWSAIRIGIYALHLENWLQYFPLSQILFVSGERLITDPAGEMAKVQDFLGLKRIVTEKHFYFNKTKGFPCLKKPEDSSAPRCLGKSKGRTHPKIDPDVIHRLRKFYKPFNVMFYQMTGQDFQWEQEESDK